In one window of Erwinia tasmaniensis Et1/99 DNA:
- a CDS encoding choline transporter, which produces MPTTETPEKLQRDRINPVVFYTSAVLILLFSLTTILFTDFSDRWINRTLNWVSNTFGWYYLLAATLYIVFVIFMACSRFGSIKLGPEQSKPEFSLMSWAAMLFAAGIGIDLMFFSVAEPVTQYMMPPEGQGQTLEAARQAMVWTLFHYGLTGWSMYALMGIALGYFSYRYGLPLTIRSALYPIFGKRINGPIGHTVDIAAVLGTIFGIATTLGIGVVQLNYGLKVLFDVPEGLTAQAGLIVLSVIMATISVTSGVNKGIRFLSELNVLLAFGLILFVLFVGDTSFLLNALVLNVGDYINRFMGMTLNSFAFDRPTEWMNNWTLFFWAWWVAWSPFVGLFLARISRGRTIRQFVLGTLTIPFIFTLLWLSIFGNSALNEIIHGNLALAQETLAHPERGFYSLLAQYPGFTFSASVATITGLLFYVTSADSGSLVLGNFTSHLTDINNDAPNWLRIFWSVAIGVLTLGMLMVNGVTALQKTTVIMGLPFSFVIFFVMAGLYKSLRVEDHRRASATVNTPPVPVSRDDRLNWKQRISRVMNYPGTTHTRKMLDTVCRPAMEEVGRELERRGAKVQVNEIPAVDDERLNHLELLVDLADEQSFLYQIWPQCYSVPAFTYRARSGKSDYFRLETFLLEGTQGNDLMDYTKEQIINDILDQYERHLTFLHIHREAPGNSMPFPDA; this is translated from the coding sequence ATGCCGACCACTGAAACACCAGAAAAGCTCCAGAGAGATCGCATTAATCCCGTGGTTTTCTACACTTCAGCAGTACTGATCCTGCTGTTTTCTCTGACAACCATTCTGTTTACCGATTTTTCCGATCGCTGGATTAATCGTACCCTTAACTGGGTTTCCAATACCTTCGGCTGGTATTATTTACTGGCTGCCACGTTGTACATTGTGTTCGTTATCTTTATGGCCTGTTCACGCTTTGGCTCAATAAAGCTCGGGCCGGAACAGTCGAAACCTGAATTCAGCCTGATGAGCTGGGCTGCAATGCTATTTGCTGCCGGGATTGGTATCGATCTGATGTTCTTCTCAGTGGCTGAACCGGTGACCCAGTACATGATGCCGCCGGAAGGCCAGGGGCAGACGCTGGAGGCGGCGCGCCAGGCGATGGTGTGGACCCTGTTCCATTACGGCCTGACGGGCTGGTCGATGTATGCGCTGATGGGTATTGCCCTCGGCTACTTCAGCTACCGCTATGGCCTGCCGCTGACTATCCGCTCCGCGCTCTATCCCATCTTCGGTAAACGAATCAACGGTCCTATCGGGCATACGGTGGATATCGCCGCGGTGCTGGGCACTATCTTCGGCATTGCCACCACCCTCGGTATCGGCGTGGTACAGCTTAACTACGGGCTGAAGGTGCTGTTCGACGTGCCTGAAGGCCTGACGGCGCAGGCCGGACTGATCGTTCTTTCAGTAATAATGGCGACGATTTCAGTCACCTCCGGCGTGAATAAGGGTATCCGCTTTCTGTCGGAGCTGAACGTCCTGCTGGCCTTTGGTTTGATCCTGTTCGTGCTTTTCGTCGGCGATACCAGCTTCCTGCTCAACGCGCTGGTGCTTAACGTGGGTGATTATATCAACCGCTTTATGGGCATGACGCTCAACAGCTTTGCATTCGATCGCCCGACAGAATGGATGAACAACTGGACGCTGTTCTTCTGGGCCTGGTGGGTTGCCTGGTCGCCGTTTGTCGGACTGTTCCTGGCGCGTATCTCCCGTGGCCGTACTATTCGCCAGTTTGTGCTTGGTACGCTCACCATTCCGTTTATCTTCACCCTGTTGTGGCTGTCGATTTTCGGTAACAGCGCGCTGAACGAGATCATCCACGGTAACCTGGCACTGGCACAGGAAACGCTGGCGCACCCTGAGCGCGGCTTCTACAGCCTGCTGGCGCAATATCCTGGCTTCACGTTTAGCGCCTCTGTCGCCACCATCACCGGCCTGTTGTTCTATGTCACCTCGGCGGATTCCGGCTCGCTGGTGCTGGGGAACTTTACCTCCCATCTGACAGACATCAATAATGATGCGCCGAACTGGCTGCGTATTTTCTGGTCGGTGGCAATTGGCGTGCTGACACTGGGTATGCTGATGGTGAACGGCGTGACGGCGCTGCAGAAAACCACGGTGATCATGGGGCTGCCCTTCAGCTTCGTCATCTTTTTCGTGATGGCTGGACTGTATAAATCGCTAAGGGTTGAAGACCATCGCCGTGCCAGTGCGACGGTAAATACGCCGCCGGTTCCTGTATCACGCGATGACCGTCTGAACTGGAAACAGCGTATTTCGCGCGTGATGAACTACCCGGGAACCACCCATACACGCAAGATGCTGGACACTGTGTGCCGCCCGGCGATGGAAGAGGTGGGGCGCGAACTGGAGCGCCGTGGCGCGAAAGTACAGGTCAATGAGATCCCGGCGGTAGATGACGAACGACTGAACCATCTTGAACTGCTGGTCGATTTGGCCGATGAACAGAGCTTCCTCTATCAGATTTGGCCACAGTGTTACTCTGTACCGGCATTTACCTACCGTGCACGCAGCGGTAAGTCTGACTACTTCCGTCTGGAAACCTTCCTGCTGGAAGGTACACAGGGCAACGACCTGATGGACTACACGAAAGAGCAGATCATTAATGATATTCTCGATCAGTATGAACGTCATCTGACCTTCCTGCATATCCACCGGGAAGCGCCAGGCAATAGCATGCCTTTCCCTGATGCCTAA
- the yefM gene encoding YoeB-YefM toxin-antitoxin system antitoxin YefM, whose amino-acid sequence MRAISYSEARQNLSATMLQTVEDRSPVLITRQNGESCVLMSLEEYNSLEETAYLLRSPKNARRLIDSVESLQSGKGVERDIIE is encoded by the coding sequence ATGAGAGCGATAAGTTACAGCGAAGCAAGGCAAAATCTGTCTGCAACAATGCTTCAGACAGTCGAGGACAGGTCACCTGTGCTGATCACCCGCCAGAACGGTGAATCATGCGTGCTGATGTCTCTCGAAGAATATAATTCCCTCGAAGAAACCGCTTATCTCCTTCGATCGCCCAAGAATGCGCGCAGGCTTATCGACTCCGTAGAAAGCCTGCAAAGCGGTAAAGGTGTAGAAAGGGACATCATTGAGTGA
- a CDS encoding Txe/YoeB family addiction module toxin has product MKLTWSAEAWEDYLNWQEADKRTVKKINELIKDTSRIPFEGKGKPEPLKHNLAGFWSRRITSEHRLVYAVSDDSLLIASCRYHY; this is encoded by the coding sequence GTGAAGCTGACATGGTCCGCTGAAGCATGGGAAGACTATCTTAACTGGCAGGAAGCGGACAAAAGAACGGTAAAAAAGATAAATGAGCTCATTAAGGATACCAGCAGGATACCTTTTGAAGGAAAAGGGAAGCCTGAGCCTCTGAAACATAACCTGGCTGGTTTCTGGTCTCGAAGGATCACTTCCGAGCATCGGCTGGTCTACGCCGTCAGCGATGATTCTTTACTCATCGCCTCCTGCCGTTATCACTATTGA
- a CDS encoding FAD-dependent oxidoreductase, whose protein sequence is MSRWSVIGDGVTGLCIATLLAERGASLEVIVDRQHQPASHLAGGMLAPWCEGESAPPEVVELGQRSAPWWSARVDGVEHRGTLVVAPPRDAPELTRFARMTHAHQWVAPDALEPDLAGRFARGLFFSGEAHLDPRHAMQQLREKLQRAGVNFHHGPPAGRIIDCRGIHAAAELPGLRAVRGEMLILHCDDVQFSRPIRLLHPRFPCYLVPRAEGRFMLGATMVESHDGSPISARAMMEMLSAAYSIHPALAEARIVESGTGLRPAWPDNIPEVRHRNGAWYLNGMYRHGFLLAPMMAEKLMQQLTQENLI, encoded by the coding sequence ATGAGTCGCTGGTCAGTGATCGGCGATGGCGTTACCGGGCTTTGTATCGCTACTCTCCTCGCCGAGCGGGGCGCATCACTGGAAGTGATCGTCGATAGGCAGCATCAGCCGGCATCACACCTGGCGGGCGGCATGCTCGCGCCCTGGTGTGAAGGTGAAAGCGCGCCGCCAGAGGTGGTTGAACTCGGCCAGCGCTCGGCGCCGTGGTGGTCCGCCCGCGTTGACGGAGTGGAACATCGAGGTACTCTGGTGGTGGCTCCGCCGCGCGATGCCCCTGAACTGACGCGCTTCGCCCGCATGACTCATGCTCACCAGTGGGTCGCGCCCGATGCTCTGGAGCCGGACCTGGCAGGACGCTTCGCTCGTGGACTTTTTTTCTCTGGTGAGGCCCATCTCGACCCGCGTCACGCCATGCAGCAGCTGCGTGAGAAATTACAACGCGCTGGCGTCAACTTTCATCACGGACCGCCGGCGGGCCGGATAATTGACTGTCGCGGCATTCACGCGGCCGCTGAGCTGCCCGGCCTGCGTGCCGTTCGCGGCGAAATGCTCATCCTGCACTGCGATGACGTCCAGTTCTCACGCCCGATCCGCCTGCTTCATCCGCGCTTTCCTTGCTACCTGGTGCCGCGTGCGGAAGGGCGTTTTATGCTGGGCGCCACCATGGTAGAGAGCCACGACGGCAGCCCGATCAGCGCCCGTGCCATGATGGAAATGCTGAGCGCGGCGTACAGCATCCATCCGGCTCTGGCAGAGGCGCGGATCGTGGAGAGCGGTACGGGGCTGCGTCCGGCCTGGCCTGACAATATTCCTGAAGTTCGTCATCGCAACGGTGCCTGGTATCTCAACGGCATGTACCGACACGGATTTCTTCTCGCGCCGATGATGGCGGAGAAACTGATGCAACAACTGACGCAGGAGAACCTGATTTGA
- the thiS gene encoding sulfur carrier protein ThiS — protein sequence MNIQLNGSSIDTHARTLAELLRERQIDAGCIASAVNGQFVPRSQYDSQPLTEGCELEVLSPMQGG from the coding sequence TTGAACATTCAACTTAACGGCAGCTCGATCGATACCCACGCCCGTACCCTGGCGGAATTACTGCGTGAACGGCAGATCGATGCAGGCTGTATCGCCAGCGCCGTCAACGGCCAGTTTGTGCCGCGATCGCAGTACGACTCACAGCCGCTGACAGAAGGGTGTGAGCTGGAAGTGCTATCGCCGATGCAGGGAGGCTGA
- a CDS encoding thiazole synthase: MFYDFVPQSRFLLGTAGYPSPQILQQAAEASKSEIITVSLRREGGQGGAFRELLTQLNKRILPNTAGCHTVKEAVTTAHMARELFNTRWIKLEVIGHADTLQPDPFALVEAARILCADGFQVFPYTTEDLILGEKLLEAGCELLMPWGAPIGSGQGLRNIEGLRSMRSWFKDIPLIIDAGIGSPSQAALAMEMGFDAILLNTAVAKAQDPRRMAQAFAAAIRAGYDARGAGLIERRDMATASTPIFGMAQFSSQEW; encoded by the coding sequence ATGTTTTACGACTTCGTGCCGCAATCGCGTTTTTTACTCGGCACCGCCGGCTACCCCTCGCCGCAGATCCTGCAGCAGGCAGCGGAGGCTTCAAAAAGTGAAATTATTACCGTTAGCCTGCGCCGCGAAGGCGGTCAGGGCGGCGCGTTCCGCGAGCTGTTGACGCAGCTGAACAAACGCATTTTACCCAACACGGCAGGCTGTCATACGGTGAAAGAGGCGGTCACCACGGCCCATATGGCGCGTGAGCTGTTCAATACCCGCTGGATAAAGCTGGAGGTGATTGGTCATGCCGACACGCTGCAACCGGATCCGTTTGCCCTGGTGGAAGCGGCACGCATTCTGTGCGCCGACGGGTTTCAGGTCTTCCCCTACACCACCGAAGACCTGATCCTTGGAGAAAAGCTGCTGGAGGCTGGCTGTGAACTGCTGATGCCGTGGGGCGCACCGATTGGCTCCGGGCAGGGGCTGCGCAATATTGAGGGGCTGCGTTCCATGCGTTCATGGTTCAAAGATATTCCCCTGATTATTGACGCGGGCATCGGTTCGCCAAGCCAGGCCGCCCTGGCGATGGAGATGGGGTTTGATGCCATCCTGCTGAATACCGCAGTGGCTAAGGCACAGGACCCGCGGCGTATGGCGCAGGCGTTTGCAGCGGCCATTCGTGCGGGCTATGACGCACGCGGTGCGGGATTGATCGAGCGGCGAGATATGGCAACGGCCTCAACGCCGATCTTTGGTATGGCGCAGTTTAGCTCACAGGAGTGGTAA
- a CDS encoding ThiF family adenylyltransferase has translation MSRYQRQSMLPEIGESGQQRLAQARVLVIGAGGLGSALLPLLAAAGVGYLRLYDGDRVEEHNLHRQTLYGMQDIGEEKVFCARRALATRNPECVVDARPHALTASATEAALDGIDLAIDAADNFALTWQLSDACLAHHIPLVSASVLGRRGYVGGFCAGAPSYRALFPQLPGSAANCNTAGVMGPAVATLGAMQAQMALSILLNFSPSPLGCLVNCDFVQWHFRPFRFDSATEPDQPPVPFIDRHLLTAQDCVVELRSVDEAPDSVTDAVQRVLPQQLSDWQPPTDRRIVLVCASGLRAAKAATELELRGFSHLAIIAAGR, from the coding sequence ATGAGTCGTTATCAACGACAATCCATGCTGCCGGAAATCGGCGAAAGCGGGCAACAGCGCCTGGCCCAGGCGCGTGTCCTGGTCATCGGCGCGGGCGGTCTGGGTTCAGCGCTGCTGCCGCTGCTGGCAGCAGCCGGCGTTGGCTATCTGCGCCTGTATGATGGCGACAGGGTTGAAGAGCATAACCTGCATCGCCAGACGCTGTACGGTATGCAGGATATCGGTGAGGAGAAGGTGTTCTGCGCCCGGCGCGCGCTGGCCACTCGTAATCCTGAATGCGTGGTGGATGCACGTCCCCACGCCCTGACGGCCAGCGCCACGGAGGCCGCGCTTGATGGCATCGACCTGGCTATCGACGCCGCCGACAACTTTGCCCTGACCTGGCAGCTCTCCGATGCCTGTCTGGCGCATCATATTCCGCTGGTCAGCGCTTCCGTGCTGGGCCGCCGGGGTTACGTGGGCGGCTTTTGTGCTGGCGCGCCCAGCTATCGCGCCCTTTTTCCGCAGCTGCCGGGTTCCGCCGCGAACTGCAATACTGCCGGGGTAATGGGGCCAGCGGTTGCCACGCTGGGCGCAATGCAGGCGCAGATGGCGCTCAGTATCCTGCTGAACTTCTCGCCTTCTCCGCTGGGTTGTCTGGTCAACTGCGACTTTGTGCAGTGGCATTTTCGCCCGTTTCGTTTTGATTCCGCCACCGAGCCTGACCAGCCGCCGGTGCCGTTTATCGATCGCCATTTGCTGACGGCACAAGACTGTGTGGTGGAACTGCGTAGCGTGGATGAGGCACCGGACAGCGTGACCGATGCCGTGCAGCGGGTTCTGCCTCAGCAGCTGTCAGACTGGCAGCCCCCCACCGACCGCCGTATCGTGCTGGTCTGTGCCAGCGGTCTCCGGGCGGCAAAAGCGGCGACGGAGCTTGAACTGCGGGGGTTTAGCCATTTGGCGATAATTGCCGCGGGCCGCTGA
- a CDS encoding VF530 family protein has product MTNPSAKDPLHGVTLEALLNRLVARFGWEQLAKRININCFKSDPSIKSSLKFLRRTPWARKEVEDLYLASLNDAHTTEPQPPADNPWNNRQRK; this is encoded by the coding sequence ATGACAAATCCCTCTGCAAAAGACCCGTTACATGGCGTCACGCTGGAAGCGCTGCTCAATAGGCTGGTCGCGCGTTTTGGCTGGGAGCAGCTGGCAAAGCGCATCAACATTAACTGCTTTAAGAGCGATCCTAGCATTAAATCCAGCCTGAAGTTTCTGCGCCGCACGCCGTGGGCGCGCAAAGAGGTCGAAGATCTCTATTTGGCTTCGCTAAACGATGCCCACACCACCGAGCCGCAGCCGCCGGCCGATAACCCCTGGAATAACAGGCAGAGAAAATAA
- a CDS encoding diguanylate phosphodiesterase, giving the protein MLSTLIYRSHLSDDVPVKSLARLAEKANKVNGSLHITGILLFNGTHFFQVLEGPEAAVNTLYEHICKDPRHHNVVKLMRDYAPLRRFGNAGMELFDLRKHDKESVLQAVLDRGTSKFNLTYDDRALQFLRTFIETTEKENYFEIPPADLWEFIPDDHPVFEETAVSSADGLTFAFQPIIDPLSRKIVSIEALLRSADGGSPLAYFAQLPPDKVYETDLKSKKHVFSMAQRMGIEGITLSINLLPMALVDVPDAVDFLLQEIRNNGLVPEQIVIEVTENEVISSIDALETALKQLKAAGISLAIDDFGAGSAGLLLLARFQPDKIKIDRHIISDIHQSGPKQAIVQAIIKCCSSLEIAEGVEKAEEWMWLEAAGISKFQGFLFAKPKLNGIPTVSWPEMR; this is encoded by the coding sequence ATGTTGTCAACGCTCATCTACCGCAGCCACCTTTCTGATGATGTCCCGGTGAAATCACTTGCACGATTGGCAGAAAAAGCCAATAAAGTGAACGGCTCACTGCACATCACCGGCATTTTGCTTTTCAACGGCACCCATTTTTTTCAGGTGTTGGAAGGCCCGGAAGCGGCGGTGAATACCCTCTACGAACATATCTGCAAAGATCCCCGGCATCATAATGTGGTCAAGCTTATGCGCGATTATGCCCCGCTACGTCGGTTTGGCAACGCGGGCATGGAGCTTTTCGACCTGAGAAAGCATGACAAGGAGTCCGTGCTTCAGGCCGTCCTCGACAGAGGAACGTCAAAGTTTAATCTTACCTATGATGACAGGGCGCTGCAGTTCCTCCGCACCTTCATTGAGACTACGGAAAAGGAAAACTACTTCGAAATTCCTCCGGCAGACCTCTGGGAATTCATCCCGGATGATCATCCGGTATTCGAAGAGACGGCAGTTTCTTCCGCCGACGGCCTGACCTTTGCTTTTCAACCGATAATCGATCCCCTTTCCCGGAAGATTGTCTCCATTGAAGCCTTACTGCGCAGTGCGGATGGCGGGTCTCCGCTGGCGTATTTTGCGCAGTTACCGCCGGATAAAGTATACGAAACGGATCTAAAGTCGAAAAAGCACGTTTTCAGCATGGCTCAAAGAATGGGGATTGAGGGGATCACTTTATCCATCAACCTGTTGCCGATGGCGCTGGTCGACGTTCCTGATGCGGTGGATTTTTTGTTGCAGGAGATCCGCAACAACGGTCTGGTTCCCGAACAGATAGTGATTGAGGTCACTGAAAATGAGGTTATTTCCAGTATCGACGCCCTTGAAACGGCATTAAAGCAGCTGAAGGCGGCAGGCATCAGTCTGGCGATAGATGACTTTGGCGCCGGTTCAGCAGGCCTGTTGCTGCTGGCAAGATTCCAGCCGGACAAGATAAAAATTGACCGTCATATCATCAGCGATATACACCAAAGCGGACCGAAACAGGCCATTGTTCAGGCGATCATCAAATGCTGCTCTTCGCTGGAGATCGCGGAAGGGGTAGAAAAAGCGGAAGAGTGGATGTGGCTGGAAGCCGCCGGTATCAGCAAATTCCAGGGATTTCTGTTTGCAAAGCCAAAGCTTAACGGCATTCCAACCGTATCATGGCCAGAGATGCGATAA
- a CDS encoding NAD-dependent succinate-semialdehyde dehydrogenase, producing the protein MMKNVSSAAAVSRNPATGDELARYPFASGDEVDSALALTDSAFQRWRHSAISERVTLLRNVAGALRQQARELAEMMTREMGKPVDQGLAEVEKSAGLCEWYAEHGPTFLQREPTLVEGNKAFVDYLPLGPVLSVMPWNFPIWQVLRGAVPILLAGNSYLLKPAPNVMGCALLLQKTLIGAGVPEGLFAVVNADNDGVAQAINDRRIAAVTVTGSVRAGAAIAALSGAAIKKCVLELGGSDAFIVLADADIDAAVKGAIAGRFMNNGQLCISAKRIIVEASVFDAFRDKFVNAVKEMKIGDPREPGTWIGPMARYDLRDELDAQVQATLKEGATLLLGGHVLPGEGNYYAPTVLSGVKPGMTSFAQELFGPVASLIEADDAEHAVAMANDSEFGLGGSLWSRDLAVAQKLASRIETGGVFINSPSFSDPRVPIGGVKKSGFGRELSHFGLREFTNTQTVWMEE; encoded by the coding sequence ATGATGAAAAACGTTTCTTCTGCGGCAGCGGTTTCCCGCAATCCGGCCACGGGCGACGAGCTTGCCCGCTATCCATTTGCCAGCGGCGATGAAGTCGACAGCGCGCTGGCATTAACCGATAGCGCATTTCAACGCTGGCGTCATAGCGCCATCAGCGAGCGCGTGACGCTGCTGCGCAACGTGGCGGGTGCCCTGCGTCAGCAGGCGCGCGAGCTGGCGGAGATGATGACTCGTGAGATGGGCAAGCCTGTCGATCAGGGGCTGGCTGAGGTCGAGAAAAGCGCCGGGCTGTGCGAATGGTACGCTGAACACGGCCCGACTTTCCTTCAGCGTGAGCCGACCCTGGTCGAGGGGAACAAAGCCTTTGTCGACTACCTGCCGCTGGGGCCGGTTCTGTCGGTGATGCCGTGGAATTTTCCCATCTGGCAGGTGCTGCGCGGGGCTGTGCCCATTCTGCTGGCCGGCAACAGCTACCTGTTGAAACCGGCACCTAACGTGATGGGATGCGCGCTGTTACTTCAGAAAACCCTGATCGGTGCCGGCGTACCGGAAGGGCTTTTTGCGGTGGTGAACGCCGATAATGACGGCGTGGCGCAGGCAATTAACGATCGGCGTATTGCCGCCGTGACCGTAACCGGCAGCGTGCGCGCCGGTGCGGCAATCGCTGCCCTGTCCGGTGCGGCGATAAAAAAATGCGTGCTGGAGCTGGGTGGCTCCGATGCCTTTATCGTGCTGGCGGATGCGGATATTGATGCTGCGGTAAAAGGGGCAATTGCGGGCCGCTTTATGAATAACGGTCAGCTGTGTATTTCCGCGAAGCGCATTATCGTGGAAGCGTCGGTGTTCGACGCGTTCCGGGATAAGTTTGTCAACGCCGTTAAAGAGATGAAAATCGGCGACCCGCGCGAACCCGGCACCTGGATTGGCCCGATGGCACGCTACGATCTGCGCGACGAGCTGGATGCTCAGGTACAGGCCACGCTGAAGGAAGGAGCCACCCTGCTGCTTGGCGGCCATGTTCTGCCGGGCGAAGGTAACTATTATGCGCCGACGGTGCTCAGTGGCGTGAAGCCAGGCATGACCAGCTTTGCACAGGAGCTGTTTGGTCCAGTGGCTTCGCTGATCGAGGCTGATGATGCTGAACACGCGGTGGCAATGGCGAATGACTCGGAGTTCGGCCTCGGCGGCAGCCTGTGGAGCCGCGACCTTGCCGTGGCGCAAAAGCTGGCGTCACGTATCGAGACCGGCGGCGTCTTTATTAACTCGCCGAGCTTCTCCGATCCGCGCGTTCCGATCGGCGGTGTGAAGAAAAGCGGCTTTGGTCGTGAGCTGTCTCACTTTGGTCTGCGTGAGTTTACCAATACTCAGACGGTGTGGATGGAAGAGTAA
- the ptrR gene encoding putrescine utilization regulator PtrR produces MDLTQLEILCAIAEQGSVSAAAEKLHRVPSNISTRLKQLEEELGCELFRREKLRLHITDSGRTFLAYSQRILALSEEAKQSVSGQQPAGIFTLGAIESTAAVRLPPLIARYHQSWPQVGLDLSTGPSGEMIDGVLAGRYSAAFVDGPPKHPQLEGMPVFAEELVLIGALNHPPVSDASGISGSTIYAFRANCSYRRLFENWFARTHAVPGKIFEMESYHGILACVSAGAGLALIPASMLESMPGRDSVNAWPLGEGMGHISIWLVWRKGTRSVNLQAMKTLLATRHE; encoded by the coding sequence ATGGATCTGACACAGTTGGAGATATTGTGTGCGATAGCCGAACAGGGCAGCGTTAGCGCGGCGGCGGAAAAGCTGCATCGGGTACCGTCCAATATCTCTACCCGTCTGAAGCAGCTTGAGGAAGAACTTGGCTGCGAGCTGTTTCGGCGCGAAAAGCTGCGTCTGCATATCACGGACAGCGGCAGAACGTTTCTCGCTTATAGTCAGCGTATTCTTGCGCTGTCAGAGGAGGCGAAACAGAGCGTCTCAGGCCAGCAGCCCGCGGGTATTTTCACGCTGGGCGCCATTGAAAGCACCGCTGCCGTCAGGCTGCCACCGCTAATTGCACGCTATCATCAGAGCTGGCCGCAGGTCGGTCTGGATCTGTCCACCGGGCCTTCGGGCGAGATGATTGACGGCGTGCTGGCCGGCCGGTACAGCGCGGCGTTTGTTGACGGGCCGCCTAAGCACCCGCAGCTGGAAGGGATGCCGGTTTTCGCCGAGGAGCTGGTGCTGATCGGCGCGCTCAATCATCCGCCGGTTTCCGATGCCTCCGGCATTTCCGGCTCGACCATCTACGCCTTTCGCGCCAACTGCTCATACCGCCGCCTGTTTGAAAACTGGTTTGCTCGCACCCATGCCGTTCCCGGAAAAATTTTCGAGATGGAGTCGTATCACGGTATTCTCGCCTGCGTCAGCGCCGGTGCCGGGCTGGCGCTGATCCCGGCCAGCATGCTGGAAAGTATGCCCGGACGAGACAGCGTTAACGCCTGGCCTCTCGGTGAGGGAATGGGGCACATTTCTATCTGGCTGGTATGGCGCAAGGGCACGCGCTCTGTCAATTTACAGGCGATGAAAACGTTGCTGGCCACCAGGCATGAGTGA
- the msrA gene encoding peptide-methionine (S)-S-oxide reductase MsrA has protein sequence MATEYAIIAGGCFWCTEAVFKQIHGVVSVESGYIGGHTENPTYKQVCGGDTGHAEAIRIGFDPEKVSFGDLLDISFATHDPTQLNRQGNDIGTQYRSAIFPVSEEQLEEAKMAIARAQSEHNDAIVTTIEAHSTWYPAEDYHQDYWAGEGQGNRYCLAVIPPKLQKLHKRFAAYTAPE, from the coding sequence ATGGCGACAGAATACGCAATCATTGCCGGAGGCTGCTTCTGGTGTACTGAAGCGGTATTTAAACAGATTCATGGCGTGGTATCCGTTGAGAGTGGTTATATCGGAGGACACACAGAAAATCCCACTTACAAACAGGTGTGCGGTGGTGATACGGGGCATGCTGAAGCCATCCGCATTGGTTTTGATCCGGAAAAGGTCAGCTTCGGCGACCTGCTGGATATCAGTTTTGCCACCCACGATCCGACCCAGCTCAACCGCCAGGGAAATGATATCGGCACGCAGTATCGTTCGGCCATATTCCCGGTCAGCGAGGAACAGTTGGAAGAAGCAAAAATGGCCATTGCACGCGCCCAGAGTGAGCACAACGACGCAATAGTGACCACCATTGAAGCCCATTCGACCTGGTATCCGGCAGAAGATTATCATCAGGATTACTGGGCTGGAGAAGGGCAGGGAAATCGTTACTGTCTTGCCGTTATTCCTCCCAAGTTGCAAAAGCTGCATAAGCGCTTTGCGGCTTATACCGCCCCGGAATAA